The window TGTTCAAAGGATTTATTTGTAGTAATGATTAATGAGCCCCTTTCATATCTTCTGGAAATGATCTCAAAGAAATCATCTGCGCTATAACCAGGTAATTTTTTAAATCCCAATTCATCCAAGATCAGTAGATCCGGAGCTAAGTAAAAATTTATTTTTTTGTAATAACTATTATCAGCTTTTGCTGCATTTAAATTCCCGAGCATTTCAGATACAGAAGTAAATATAATTTTGTAATCTTTCATCAAAGCCTTAATTCCTATAGCTATAGATAAATGTGTTTTGCCTGTGCCTGGATTTCCTATGAAAACTATATTCCTTTTTTCTCTGATAAAGCTGCATGTCAAACAATCATTAATTACTTTCTTGTCTATTGACGGCTGAAAAGAAAAATCAAAATCTTCCACTGTCTTGTATGTAGGCAGTTTTGCCCTTGCATATCTTTTTTTGTAACTATTATCCCTGCGGTTATTATATTCATCTTCCATAAGCAGCTCTAAAAACTCAACATAGCCCAGAGATTTCTTCTGCGCATAAGATAATCTCTCTTCTACTGAATTATATATTCCTGATAGCTTAAATTCTTTTAATCTAGTTTTTAATGTATTCATAATTATTCCTTTCGCTAACTGTAAATTCTACTGGCAAAACATAGCTCCCATTTGCGCAGATATTTTTAATAATTTGATATTGATGAACTCCAAAAGCCAACCCTCTTTTACAGGACAGATTAACAATTTCTTTCGGATAACGTTTTACTAAAGATAATATCCCGTAGACAGGTCTGGTCCAATCTTTCGGTCTTTTTTGAACAATCAAGAAAAATAATTGTTCTGCATAGCTTCCTATTTCTAACATCTTTATCTGATACTTCTCCTGATGTTCTGTTTCTGAATGTCTCTTATACTTTGGATAATGACTTTCATTTGTAGAAAAGTTTCCTCTTTCTTTCTGCCTTGGATGCACCGCGATCTGCTTTGCCTCACAACACACCTTTAGCAATTCTTTAGTTAATTCTATCTCTACTTCTTTCCCTACATATTCAAAAGGAACAGAATAATAGTTGTAGTCCACATAAATATGACAGTCATGATACACTTTCCTTGTTCCTACTTTTGCTAATTTAAATCCCTCCAGAGGAAGCGGAATAAGTTTCTCTTTCTCTTCTGCTCTAAACACTTCTTGAGGAACCTTTCTTGTTGTTCCATGTATCCTGTTATTGCAGGTGTTCTTTTGCCAATTCCGAAGTTGTCTGTCTGTATCATCTCCACTTTTAAATGTCCTGCCTGCAAAGAAATTATTCTTTACATATTTTATTCCTGATTCTACTTTTCCTTTATCATTTGGATGATATATCCTGCATGGTATGGGCTTAAATCCATAATGCTCGGCAAACTCTTTATACAATCTCTGATACACAGGTTCATAAAAATTAGCTTCCAGAATTGCCGCTTTTAAATTGTCTATTCTTACACCATCCGGCACTCCTCCAAAATCATTAAACGCATTTATATGACATTGAATGAATGTCTCCACTCTCTGATCATAAACCTTCTCATAATAGTCTAATCTTGAATAACTCAATTTCATGTTAAATACCCATGTCTTTCGTCTCTTGCCTTTATTATCAGGAGTTAATCCTACATAACCAAAATCCACCTGGGCTTCTTCTCCGGGCAAAGTCTGTATCCTGACAAAGATATTCTCTCTCTTTTTGATATTTGCCAAATAATTCCTCACTGTTGAATATCCTGTCTTCGCTCCCATTCTTTTAAGTTCTTCATGTATCCTTACCCCGCTCAAGCCTGCTTCCATCAGCTCTATTATCTTCTCCTTGTAAGCGTCAAGTATCCTGGGATGCGGCTTCTTCTGGGGATATTCCTTCCCTGATTTTATGTTTTCTACAAATTTTGATACTGTTTTCCAGTCATGTCCTGTTGCCCTTGCTATCTCGGTCTTGTTCATTCCTTTTTCCACAAGTGTTTTCATCGTCGTATACATTGCCATCCCTATCATTTTTACACCTCCTAATGCCTGCTACTCTTGCACTAAGAGGCGCTTTTTTCAAATCCTAAAATTCATTGCTTTTCCACATTATCCACATCTTCCACAAAGAAAGAAAAAAGAAGCAAAAAAGAAAGAAATTACTACTACTATTATTCTCTCATTTTCCCCTATTTTTGCTATGGAATTTTCTCTGCCATTTGCTATGGAATTTATTTTAACATTGAGGAGAACCCCCAAATCTAAAATAATCAAAAAAGCTCCCCAGTGGGGAGCCAATTCAAATTAGAGAAAAACTTCTCCAATTAAGTAAAGAATGCTCCTTCTAACGGTTTGTAATTGTAAACGGTTTTCGTTTATAAATAATATAAACCGAATTTCTTTACAAAAGAAGAGTTTAA of the bacterium genome contains:
- the istB gene encoding IS21-like element helper ATPase IstB, which produces MNTLKTRLKEFKLSGIYNSVEERLSYAQKKSLGYVEFLELLMEDEYNNRRDNSYKKRYARAKLPTYKTVEDFDFSFQPSIDKKVINDCLTCSFIREKRNIVFIGNPGTGKTHLSIAIGIKALMKDYKIIFTSVSEMLGNLNAAKADNSYYKKINFYLAPDLLILDELGFKKLPGYSADDFFEIISRRYERGSLIITTNKSFEHWGDIFTDNTLASAILDRIVHYSTIVKINGPSFRARNIRKKS
- the istA gene encoding IS21 family transposase → MIGMAMYTTMKTLVEKGMNKTEIARATGHDWKTVSKFVENIKSGKEYPQKKPHPRILDAYKEKIIELMEAGLSGVRIHEELKRMGAKTGYSTVRNYLANIKKRENIFVRIQTLPGEEAQVDFGYVGLTPDNKGKRRKTWVFNMKLSYSRLDYYEKVYDQRVETFIQCHINAFNDFGGVPDGVRIDNLKAAILEANFYEPVYQRLYKEFAEHYGFKPIPCRIYHPNDKGKVESGIKYVKNNFFAGRTFKSGDDTDRQLRNWQKNTCNNRIHGTTRKVPQEVFRAEEKEKLIPLPLEGFKLAKVGTRKVYHDCHIYVDYNYYSVPFEYVGKEVEIELTKELLKVCCEAKQIAVHPRQKERGNFSTNESHYPKYKRHSETEHQEKYQIKMLEIGSYAEQLFFLIVQKRPKDWTRPVYGILSLVKRYPKEIVNLSCKRGLAFGVHQYQIIKNICANGSYVLPVEFTVSERNNYEYIKN